Proteins encoded together in one Yersinia mollaretii ATCC 43969 window:
- the pgeF gene encoding peptidoglycan editing factor PgeF yields MTDFSPQLSRITAICHGFGNKSALLSHALEPYRASQPNKKQVHGTRIVDVIAPEQECGEADGLYTTQAGILLTVLTADCLPVIFSHRQGKGIAVVHAGWRGLLEGIILKMIERIARDDDPADWVAAIGPAARSCCYEVNEELVEQFANRLPLAKNIITPRFRHLNLAAIAEHQLRGAGIHQVDRVGGCTICTTVPDEEDTSQHHFKYTSFRRTSQQQAIDPTHPSIKGRNQYSGLIILP; encoded by the coding sequence ATGACAGATTTTTCACCACAATTGAGTCGAATCACTGCTATCTGCCACGGGTTTGGCAATAAATCGGCGCTGTTATCTCACGCACTTGAACCTTATCGGGCATCACAACCCAATAAAAAACAGGTACATGGAACAAGGATTGTGGATGTGATAGCACCAGAGCAAGAGTGCGGCGAAGCTGATGGCCTCTATACCACTCAAGCCGGTATTTTATTAACGGTACTGACGGCGGATTGCCTGCCGGTTATTTTCAGTCATCGACAGGGGAAAGGCATTGCGGTGGTTCATGCAGGTTGGCGTGGGTTATTAGAGGGCATTATTTTAAAGATGATTGAACGTATTGCCCGAGATGACGACCCGGCGGATTGGGTTGCCGCTATTGGTCCGGCAGCGCGCTCCTGCTGTTATGAGGTGAATGAAGAGTTAGTTGAACAGTTTGCTAACCGATTACCACTGGCAAAAAATATTATTACTCCCCGCTTCCGCCACCTCAATTTAGCCGCTATCGCTGAACACCAATTACGCGGCGCAGGTATTCATCAAGTTGATCGCGTTGGTGGTTGTACAATATGCACGACAGTGCCTGATGAAGAGGATACGAGTCAGCATCATTTTAAGTACACCAGTTTTCGCCGCACCAGCCAACAGCAGGCGATTGACCCTACCCACCCAAGTATTAAAGGCCGCAATCAGTATTCTGGCTTAATCATTCTGCCCTAA
- the ftsI gene encoding peptidoglycan glycosyltransferase FtsI: MISKPKNDSNNFIRWRFSLLCCSILMSFFGLIARVAWLQIIEPDPLVKEEDMRSVRVVETPNTRGMITDRNEHPLAVSVPVAAVWADPQTVLERGGVGVSERWQALAQALNMPLDQVSSRITQIPHARFIYLARQVEPNVAEYIQRLKLPGIATKVESRRFYPSGDIAANLVGFTNIDDQGIEGVEKSFNSLLSGTAGSRVVRKDRFGRVIEDISSTDSHPGQRVELSIDERLQAETSHALTNAVMFNKADSGSAVVIDVNTGEVLAMANYPTFNPNNRADTPEENFRNRAISDIFEPGSTVKPMVVMTALQRHLVKPDTVLDTHPYILSGHQIKDVGFYPALSLTGVLQKSSDVGVSRLALAMPASALMETYSLFGLGKPTQLGLTGESSGLMPHRQRWSDLDRATFSFGYGLMVTPLQLARVYATIGSFGIYRPLSITKVDPPVLGQRVFPEGEVREVEHMMESVALPGGGGTKAAVRGYRVAIKTGTAKKIGPNGQYIDKYVAYTAGVAPASQPRFALVVVINNPQGGKYYGGAVSAPVFSDIMGQILRTMNVEPDAIPTGDTRHS, translated from the coding sequence ATGATTTCTAAACCAAAAAATGACAGTAATAATTTTATTCGCTGGCGTTTCAGCTTATTGTGCTGCTCTATTTTAATGTCATTTTTTGGCCTGATTGCGCGCGTTGCTTGGCTACAGATTATTGAGCCTGATCCCTTGGTTAAAGAGGAGGACATGAGGTCAGTGCGTGTGGTCGAGACACCCAATACGCGCGGTATGATTACTGATCGTAATGAGCATCCCTTGGCGGTCAGTGTCCCGGTCGCCGCAGTTTGGGCTGATCCCCAAACCGTGCTGGAGAGAGGGGGCGTCGGTGTCTCCGAACGTTGGCAAGCATTGGCGCAGGCACTCAACATGCCACTGGATCAGGTGAGCAGCCGTATCACGCAAATCCCTCATGCCCGTTTTATCTATCTTGCCAGGCAAGTTGAACCCAATGTGGCCGAATACATTCAGCGCCTGAAGTTACCCGGCATTGCGACCAAAGTGGAATCAAGGCGCTTTTACCCCTCTGGCGATATCGCGGCTAACTTGGTTGGTTTTACTAATATTGATGATCAGGGGATTGAAGGTGTTGAGAAGAGTTTCAATTCGCTGTTAAGTGGCACTGCGGGCAGTCGAGTGGTGCGCAAAGATCGTTTTGGCCGAGTGATCGAGGACATCTCCTCGACGGACAGCCATCCGGGGCAGCGGGTTGAACTGAGTATTGATGAGCGCTTGCAAGCGGAAACCTCACATGCGCTGACCAATGCGGTAATGTTCAATAAAGCTGATTCCGGTTCTGCGGTGGTGATTGATGTCAATACCGGAGAGGTTTTGGCAATGGCGAACTATCCCACCTTTAATCCCAATAATCGCGCTGATACTCCGGAGGAGAATTTTCGCAATCGGGCTATAAGCGATATTTTTGAGCCGGGTTCAACGGTAAAACCAATGGTTGTCATGACGGCATTACAGCGCCATTTGGTCAAGCCGGACACAGTGCTAGATACTCACCCCTACATCCTCAGCGGACATCAAATAAAAGATGTCGGTTTTTACCCCGCACTCTCATTGACGGGCGTATTACAGAAATCGAGTGATGTGGGCGTATCCCGGCTGGCATTGGCGATGCCCGCCTCCGCGTTGATGGAAACCTACTCTTTATTTGGCTTAGGGAAGCCGACCCAGCTAGGGCTGACCGGTGAAAGTAGCGGGTTGATGCCGCATCGGCAGCGCTGGAGTGATCTGGATCGCGCGACGTTTTCCTTCGGTTATGGCTTGATGGTGACGCCGCTACAATTGGCCCGAGTTTACGCCACCATCGGCAGTTTTGGTATTTATCGGCCACTGTCGATTACCAAGGTTGATCCTCCCGTGCTGGGGCAGCGGGTATTTCCTGAAGGGGAGGTGCGCGAGGTTGAGCATATGATGGAGAGTGTGGCATTGCCCGGTGGTGGCGGGACAAAGGCGGCAGTGAGGGGATATCGGGTCGCCATCAAAACAGGGACCGCCAAGAAGATTGGGCCAAACGGTCAGTATATTGATAAATATGTGGCTTATACTGCGGGGGTCGCGCCTGCCAGTCAGCCCCGTTTTGCTTTAGTGGTGGTGATTAACAATCCGCAAGGGGGTAAATACTATGGTGGCGCAGTTTCTGCTCCCGTATTCAGCGATATTATGGGTCAAATATTACGCACCATGAATGTTGAACCTGATGCCATTCCCACCGGTGATACCCGGCACAGCTAA
- the rlmA gene encoding 23S rRNA (guanine(745)-N(1))-methyltransferase — protein sequence MSYQCPLCHQALLQSQQQWRCSNNHQFDCAKEGYVNLMPVQHKGSKQPGDSPEMMQARRAFLDAGYYQPLQQRVCDILDSALPQDAGMLLDIGCGEGYYTAAVADKLNRQRQLAVFGLDVAKVAIRYGAKRYHQVNFCVASSHRLPFANRSLDAVLRIYAPCKATELARTVKPGGIVVTVAPGPRHLYQLKALIYAEVQLHDDTEESLEGFELVSRETLAYEMTLSGKQGFNLLQMTPFAWRASLETGQELAARRTFICETDFVIGLHRRKAEDPAAESSAIENDDESFC from the coding sequence ATGTCTTATCAGTGCCCCCTTTGTCATCAAGCCTTGTTACAAAGTCAGCAACAGTGGCGTTGCAGCAATAACCATCAGTTTGATTGCGCCAAAGAGGGTTACGTCAACTTAATGCCGGTGCAGCATAAAGGCTCGAAACAGCCGGGCGATAGCCCTGAAATGATGCAGGCGCGGCGGGCTTTTCTCGATGCTGGCTATTATCAGCCGTTACAGCAGCGGGTTTGCGACATTCTGGATTCGGCATTACCGCAGGATGCTGGCATGTTACTGGATATCGGTTGTGGTGAGGGTTACTACACCGCAGCGGTTGCCGATAAGCTTAATCGACAGCGCCAACTGGCTGTTTTTGGGTTAGATGTGGCAAAAGTTGCTATTCGATATGGTGCTAAACGCTATCATCAAGTGAATTTCTGTGTGGCCTCCAGCCACCGACTGCCCTTTGCCAATCGCTCTCTTGATGCGGTATTACGAATTTATGCGCCTTGCAAAGCCACTGAGTTGGCGCGCACCGTGAAGCCCGGCGGTATTGTGGTCACGGTTGCGCCGGGTCCACGCCATCTCTATCAGTTAAAAGCACTGATTTATGCTGAAGTGCAGCTTCATGATGATACCGAAGAGTCGCTGGAAGGATTTGAGTTGGTCAGTCGCGAAACATTGGCCTATGAAATGACACTAAGTGGCAAGCAGGGCTTTAATCTATTGCAGATGACGCCTTTTGCTTGGCGTGCTTCCCTCGAAACTGGGCAAGAGCTGGCCGCCCGACGGACATTTATCTGCGAAACAGATTTCGTCATCGGACTGCATCGACGTAAAGCCGAAGATCCCGCCGCTGAAAGTTCAGCCATTGAGAATGACGACGAGTCATTCTGCTAG
- a CDS encoding PAS domain S-box protein has product MALHPASFDDHIFRLLIEAVDDYAIYIIDAQGHILTWNSGAERNTGYGAEEIIGQSFELFYTPEDLAGQLPAKGLQHANQFGHYETQGWRVRKNGKRFWGNLTLNALHDADNNLQGFVHVTRDLTDKWQRENALRKSEELFRHLISEVEDYAIYMIDTHGRILTWNKGGERNEGYTPDEIIGEHFALLFTQEDISAGLPEKSLAKATAEGNFQTEGWHVRKNGIRYWASVAINPMHDDSGKLLGFTKIVRDLTERRQREEALRISEERFRLMVDTVEDYAILMLDPWGRVNTWNHGAERNIGYASNEIIAQHFGCFFLPEDIAAGLPEKLLKTAASAGRIEREGWLVRKDMTRFWAVTVITVVHDHNGKLLGYAKIIRDMSERKQREDALRASEVARYEEREQLHRVLSSIQEGIISLDCEGRVVLMNPKAEEMTGRSQNESCGLPIEEVFILWSPLQDKNHLVAFNQCLSEGRHTLLPEGSQLLSSQGERQEIRCSASPIRDRDNQLTGAVVVFQDVTRARHEQRELQYQANHDMLTGLINRRRLEERLTHAISQLGENEQHILCYVDLDYFKEVNDTAGHEAGDMVLRMVAQTMQQAVRENDIVARLGGDEFAIVLFNCKNAPATEILEQVVADIAAIQFHWHGQSYAFTASLGAVPFNRQIETAAQAMRQADIACYAAKHAGRNRLSFAL; this is encoded by the coding sequence ATGGCTCTGCATCCGGCATCATTTGACGATCACATTTTCCGGCTATTAATTGAAGCCGTTGATGACTACGCCATATACATCATTGATGCTCAAGGGCATATCCTGACTTGGAACAGCGGTGCAGAGCGCAATACCGGCTACGGCGCTGAAGAGATCATTGGTCAATCTTTCGAACTGTTCTACACCCCAGAAGATTTGGCTGGGCAATTGCCCGCCAAAGGGCTACAGCACGCCAATCAGTTTGGTCATTATGAAACTCAGGGCTGGCGCGTGCGGAAAAATGGCAAACGCTTTTGGGGCAATCTCACCCTCAATGCACTGCATGACGCCGATAATAATCTGCAAGGTTTTGTGCATGTTACCCGCGATCTGACCGATAAATGGCAGCGGGAAAATGCCCTGCGCAAAAGTGAAGAGCTGTTTCGTCACCTGATCAGTGAAGTGGAAGATTATGCTATCTACATGATAGATACCCACGGACGTATTCTGACCTGGAATAAAGGCGGAGAACGCAACGAGGGGTATACCCCTGATGAAATCATTGGTGAACACTTTGCCCTGCTGTTCACTCAAGAGGATATCTCGGCGGGCCTGCCGGAAAAATCGCTCGCCAAAGCCACCGCTGAAGGTAATTTTCAGACCGAAGGTTGGCATGTGCGCAAAAATGGTATCCGCTACTGGGCGAGTGTGGCGATCAACCCGATGCATGATGACAGCGGAAAGCTATTGGGCTTTACCAAAATTGTCCGCGACCTGACTGAACGCCGCCAGCGGGAAGAGGCATTGCGCATCAGCGAAGAGCGTTTTCGCCTGATGGTCGATACCGTTGAGGACTACGCCATCTTAATGCTTGATCCTTGGGGCCGGGTCAATACTTGGAACCACGGTGCAGAACGCAATATCGGCTATGCCAGCAATGAGATCATCGCCCAGCATTTCGGCTGTTTCTTTTTGCCTGAGGATATCGCCGCCGGGCTGCCGGAAAAACTACTGAAAACCGCCGCCTCTGCGGGCCGAATCGAGCGCGAAGGTTGGCTGGTTCGCAAAGATATGACCCGTTTTTGGGCGGTCACCGTCATTACCGTGGTCCATGACCATAACGGCAAACTGCTGGGTTATGCCAAAATAATCCGTGATATGAGTGAGCGAAAACAACGCGAAGATGCCCTACGGGCCAGTGAAGTGGCCCGTTATGAAGAGCGCGAGCAGCTACATCGGGTCTTGTCATCTATTCAGGAGGGAATTATCTCTCTCGACTGTGAAGGCCGCGTTGTATTAATGAACCCTAAAGCCGAAGAGATGACGGGCCGAAGCCAGAATGAATCCTGCGGCCTGCCGATTGAAGAGGTGTTTATTTTATGGTCCCCGCTACAGGATAAAAATCATCTGGTGGCCTTCAACCAGTGCCTGAGTGAAGGGCGTCATACTTTATTGCCGGAAGGCAGTCAGTTGCTATCAAGTCAGGGTGAACGGCAGGAGATTCGCTGTTCAGCTTCGCCGATTCGCGATCGTGACAACCAACTTACTGGCGCTGTTGTGGTGTTTCAGGATGTCACACGGGCACGCCATGAACAGCGCGAGCTGCAATATCAGGCGAACCATGACATGTTGACTGGCCTGATTAATCGGCGGCGACTGGAGGAGCGGCTAACCCATGCCATCAGCCAATTGGGTGAGAATGAGCAGCACATTCTCTGTTATGTCGATTTAGATTACTTCAAGGAAGTCAATGATACCGCAGGTCATGAAGCGGGTGATATGGTGTTGCGGATGGTGGCCCAAACGATGCAACAAGCGGTGCGTGAAAACGATATTGTGGCCCGCTTAGGCGGCGATGAGTTTGCTATCGTGCTGTTTAATTGCAAGAACGCCCCAGCAACAGAGATTCTGGAGCAAGTCGTCGCTGACATTGCCGCCATCCAGTTCCATTGGCACGGTCAATCCTATGCCTTTACTGCAAGTTTAGGTGCCGTTCCTTTTAACCGCCAAATTGAGACCGCCGCGCAAGCTATGCGCCAAGCTGATATCGCCTGTTACGCAGCTAAACACGCGGGCCGCAACCGGTTATCCTTCGCCCTCTAA
- a CDS encoding TonB-dependent receptor, with amino-acid sequence MNQSISIHADQKRLAPRLLCVMIGAALGTLSASAWAATTTENAVENAKKTSAVADTAKSDESKKTDTITVVGTQETFRAGGNDLIPTYLDGQVANGGRIGFLGQQDARNVPFNVIGYTSKLVEDQQARTLADVVRNDASVQNVRGYGNASQNFRIRGFNLDGDDISFGGLFGVLPRQVIDTSMVERVEVFKGPNVFVNGISPSGSGVGGMINLEPKRASDTPLTRVSLDYTSSSQVGGALDVGRRFGDNDQFGVRVNALHREGETAIHDQKERTTALSTGLDYRGERARTSLDVGYQKQTVHGMRTDVAIGSATVIPEPPAATLNYGQQWVYTDMATTFGMLRSEYDVSQNWTVYGTLGASHNDETGQYGSPTLTSANNGDATISRLYVPYVSDSIAGLGGVRGHFDTGPILHKVNIGYAANYRKAKSAFNMSEPVGTNIYNPGVVPFPPTSSLPGYVSANQDPTLNSQVRASSISVSDTLSAMDDKVQLMLGLRRQEVVIRNFDNGVADSKNVQDAMKVTPVYGLLVKPWENVSLYANHIEALSPGRVAPWYTANAGNVTGIIHAKQNEMGVKFDNKRYGGTLALFEITRPAGAIDAATNMYTLSGEQRNRGVELNVFGEPVFGTRLLGSAVWLDPVLTEAQDSKNNGNYAVGVARYQLVFGGEYDIKAVEGLTATGTVTRSGSQYANQENTLKLKPWTRLDLGVRYTMPLKETNLIWRANVENVTNERYWESVEDTGTYMYQGNPRELKLSVSMDF; translated from the coding sequence ATGAATCAATCAATCTCCATCCACGCGGATCAGAAACGGCTTGCGCCGCGTCTTCTGTGCGTCATGATCGGTGCTGCACTCGGCACCTTATCGGCATCGGCATGGGCCGCGACCACCACGGAAAATGCGGTTGAAAACGCCAAAAAAACCAGTGCCGTAGCAGATACTGCGAAGAGTGATGAGAGCAAAAAAACGGACACCATCACGGTCGTCGGGACGCAGGAAACATTCCGTGCTGGCGGTAATGATCTTATCCCAACCTATCTGGATGGTCAGGTGGCGAATGGTGGCCGTATTGGCTTCCTTGGGCAGCAAGATGCCCGTAATGTGCCTTTTAACGTGATTGGTTACACCTCCAAACTGGTAGAAGATCAGCAGGCGCGGACACTGGCTGATGTGGTCAGAAATGATGCTTCAGTACAGAATGTGCGTGGCTATGGTAATGCATCACAGAACTTTCGCATTCGTGGTTTTAACCTTGATGGCGATGACATTTCGTTCGGCGGTTTGTTCGGTGTGTTGCCACGTCAGGTGATTGATACCAGCATGGTTGAGCGGGTTGAAGTGTTTAAAGGCCCGAACGTGTTTGTGAATGGTATCTCGCCAAGCGGCAGTGGTGTGGGTGGGATGATCAATCTGGAACCTAAACGCGCCAGTGATACCCCACTGACTCGCGTTAGCTTGGATTATACCTCTTCCTCCCAAGTGGGGGGCGCGCTGGATGTGGGTCGCCGTTTTGGGGACAATGATCAGTTCGGTGTGCGAGTGAATGCGCTGCACCGTGAAGGTGAAACAGCTATTCATGACCAGAAAGAGCGCACAACCGCACTCTCTACCGGTTTAGATTACCGGGGTGAACGCGCTCGTACCTCTTTGGATGTCGGTTATCAAAAGCAGACGGTTCACGGTATGCGGACTGATGTTGCCATTGGTAGCGCAACAGTGATCCCAGAACCGCCAGCGGCGACTTTGAACTATGGTCAGCAGTGGGTCTATACCGACATGGCCACCACCTTTGGTATGCTGCGCAGCGAGTATGATGTCAGCCAGAACTGGACGGTGTATGGCACTCTCGGTGCTAGCCACAATGACGAAACTGGGCAATACGGTTCGCCGACGCTGACCAGTGCTAATAATGGTGATGCCACCATCAGCCGTCTGTATGTGCCTTATGTCTCTGACTCTATTGCGGGTTTAGGTGGTGTTCGTGGGCATTTCGATACTGGCCCGATTTTGCATAAAGTGAATATCGGTTATGCCGCTAACTACCGTAAAGCAAAATCCGCGTTCAACATGTCTGAGCCGGTAGGCACGAATATCTATAATCCGGGTGTGGTTCCTTTCCCTCCGACATCGAGCCTGCCGGGTTATGTCAGTGCAAATCAGGACCCAACGCTCAACAGCCAAGTTCGCGCCAGCAGCATTTCAGTGTCTGATACCTTATCGGCGATGGATGATAAAGTGCAGTTGATGCTGGGTCTGCGCCGTCAGGAAGTGGTTATTCGCAACTTCGACAATGGCGTAGCGGATAGCAAAAACGTGCAAGATGCCATGAAAGTGACACCTGTCTATGGCCTGTTGGTTAAGCCGTGGGAGAACGTTTCACTCTATGCTAACCATATTGAAGCATTGTCACCGGGCAGAGTGGCACCTTGGTATACCGCAAATGCGGGTAATGTTACTGGGATTATTCATGCCAAACAGAATGAGATGGGTGTGAAGTTTGATAACAAACGCTATGGCGGTACCTTGGCGCTGTTTGAAATCACCCGACCTGCCGGCGCGATTGATGCGGCAACGAATATGTACACCTTGAGTGGTGAACAGCGTAACCGTGGTGTTGAGCTGAACGTATTCGGTGAACCGGTGTTTGGTACTCGCCTGTTAGGGAGTGCTGTGTGGCTGGATCCAGTTCTGACCGAAGCACAAGACAGTAAAAATAATGGTAATTATGCTGTGGGTGTTGCCCGCTATCAGTTGGTGTTTGGTGGTGAGTACGATATTAAAGCGGTTGAAGGGTTAACCGCGACTGGAACCGTGACCCGCTCTGGTTCTCAATATGCTAACCAAGAAAATACCTTAAAACTGAAACCGTGGACTCGTCTGGATCTGGGGGTGCGCTACACCATGCCACTGAAAGAGACCAATCTGATCTGGCGTGCCAATGTTGAGAACGTCACCAACGAGCGCTATTGGGAATCGGTTGAAGACACCGGCACGTATATGTATCAAGGCAATCCACGTGAGCTGAAACTGTCTGTTTCAATGGACTTCTGA
- the mntP gene encoding manganese efflux pump MntP codes for MNLSATLILAFAMSMDAFAASIGKGASLHKPRFREALRTGLIFGVIEAITPLIGWCIGLFASQYILEWDHWIAFSLLFILGCRMIFEGAKKQVEETEKMRSHSFWVLVMTAIATSLDAMAIGVGLAFLQVNIVHTAMAIGLATMIMATLGMLIGRYIGPLLGKRAEIMGGMVLIGIGFNILYEHIYRLA; via the coding sequence ATGAATCTATCTGCAACACTTATTCTTGCTTTTGCTATGTCTATGGATGCATTTGCTGCATCTATTGGTAAAGGTGCGAGCCTGCACAAACCCCGTTTTAGAGAAGCCCTGCGTACCGGCCTGATATTTGGCGTAATAGAAGCTATTACCCCACTGATTGGTTGGTGTATCGGCCTGTTCGCCAGTCAATATATTCTGGAGTGGGATCACTGGATTGCTTTCAGCCTGCTGTTTATTCTGGGTTGCCGCATGATTTTTGAAGGTGCGAAGAAGCAAGTCGAAGAAACCGAAAAAATGCGCAGCCACAGTTTCTGGGTCTTGGTCATGACCGCCATTGCCACCAGTCTCGATGCCATGGCCATTGGCGTCGGCCTGGCGTTCTTGCAAGTGAACATTGTTCACACCGCAATGGCGATTGGGTTAGCCACCATGATTATGGCAACACTCGGTATGCTGATTGGTCGCTACATTGGCCCACTGTTGGGTAAACGGGCCGAAATTATGGGTGGGATGGTGCTGATTGGTATCGGCTTTAATATTCTGTATGAGCATATTTATCGTCTTGCCTGA
- a CDS encoding DUF986 family protein has translation MSVTDIILVVFIALLLAYAIYDEFIMNMMKGKTRLQVNLKRKSKIDCAIFVGLIAILIYNNVMAQGAPLTTYLLVGLALIAVYISYIRWPKLLFKNTGFFYANAFIEYSRIKSMNLSEDGILVIELEQRKLLIQVSQLDDLEKIYNFFIENQA, from the coding sequence ATGTCGGTTACCGATATCATTCTCGTTGTCTTTATTGCCCTACTGCTTGCTTATGCCATCTATGATGAATTCATCATGAATATGATGAAAGGTAAAACCCGGCTACAAGTTAACCTGAAACGTAAAAGCAAAATCGACTGCGCCATCTTTGTCGGGCTGATTGCTATCCTCATTTACAATAATGTCATGGCGCAGGGTGCACCATTAACCACTTATTTATTAGTGGGTTTAGCCTTAATTGCGGTTTATATCTCTTATATCCGTTGGCCTAAACTGTTGTTTAAAAATACAGGGTTCTTCTACGCTAATGCTTTTATTGAATATAGCCGAATAAAAAGCATGAATTTATCTGAAGATGGTATCTTAGTCATAGAGTTAGAGCAGCGTAAGTTACTTATTCAAGTCAGCCAATTGGATGATTTAGAAAAAATCTATAACTTTTTCATTGAAAATCAAGCATAA